The genomic window TTGAAAGACAGCTCATCTCTTGTTTCAGGGATTACCAGTCGATTACTATATAAGATGGACAGCTGAATGCACCTGTTCAGAGTCCCATCCCTCACATAGTGATCTTTagtatccccccacccccaattaGCCCCTCTCTATAGCCTCCAAACTGCTACGTGACAGACATACTTCCAGAAACAATTTGTTCATGCGGACTTGGTGGCCTCAAAGTCAAGGACAAACATTTCTCTTTCCACTACAGGCACCACAAAACGTTCTCTCTACCCACACAGTGTCATTCTCACTTTGTTTTGTGAAAAATGTCaaccaatgttttttttatctgtaatcttgtttgtgtttttttgtgagaAGTTTTTCCACTTAGATAAAAGTTACTTTCAGGAACAGAGGTATATTTACCGAAAGTGTTTTTTCCCTGTCATGGTGATTTACAGATCTACTCTTTCAATCAGTGGGCAGTTCCATGTCATGGTATATACACACCCAACAGTAACTTTCTCAATGAAACTTACGTTAAAACACATCAAGGTGTCTGGAATGtgacaaacacaaaaaacaactcGCTTGTCAACATCTATGAACGTTCAGTAGGAAAATTCACAAACGACAATCCTCTGTGATTCACCTCATCGTGCCTCCCTTGTTGCATTTTTTAAGTATAAAGAAGTCTTGTGTGCCCTCCCTGCAACGTGAGGAGGGCCTGGGATTACTTACTGTGGGGGTCGTTCTTCTCCCGGATACCATCCACCCTGCCGTCAGAGTTAATCCTCAAGAAGTAGCCTCCGTTTTTACAGTACAGCCTCTTGGGATCCTTAAAGTTTCCTGGGGGAAAGCCACTGCTACCGCCGTCATCAGGAGTGGAAGGAAGTGTGGTGATCTCTCCCGTGGCcatgtcctctgtctctctctctctctcccgctggcCCGATTCGGAGCAGGAGCTCGGCTGGTCTCCCACTAgcggtctctccctcctcctcgtttTCACAGCTCCCCGAGCCTGATTCCGCTTAACCCCAGGGCCATGCAGTGTGGCTGAAACCCCCCTTCTCCACCAGCATACCTTCTgttcccccgaagcaactaggaAGCCCAGTGTCGTGGGATCCGGGAAACTCAAGATGCCTGGAGTCTGAAGCTCCCTGGCTGCTCAGCCTTTTGTGAAGAGAGGTATAGGAGACACGCCACCAGTTTGTGTTTCTCCTTttatccttctctccttcccctcttgaAATATTTACAGCTGGATAGGATCTGTGGAGGCTTCCCCCGTGGGCCTCAGTTCGCATGCGCCCTCcgaacacgctctctctctctctctctcgcacacaagCCCACTTTGACGTCCTACCTTGCCCTGCCAAGTTGCTGAGcacaggcagagaggggagggttaggaaGGGGCTCACTAACTGAACTGCGTCACAGAGACCCTTGTGCAAGCTGGGAGAGCAGCAGCTGACTGGCAACGTTTACAGACAGGATCACTTGGTCGTTCATTCATGTAAGCCAGTGATTAAAAGAGCATTCAAAAGATGTGAAAAAGAACAAAACCTGGCAGGCTTGAATGATTGAGTGACACAGTACTCAGACTGCACCAAGATTTAGTTTGGCATGAATTAGGCTCTGAGTGTTTGGTGGAACTCGGAGTGGGCTGGGCCATAGACACACAGAAATCATTCAGGTCTTAACCTGAACTTCAAAATGTGTCAACAGGTTAGTTGTGCCATTTTCTGTCTCATTTTTATGTGCCAACCgacccctccacccacaactGTGACGTTTCAGTTGAAGACTCTTTTCCAATGCAAAGGACGGACATATAGGTGATTGCTGTGAAGCGCCTTTGTTTTGATACGGCTGATGGAAACATTAACTCACATTTAACTTTAATGAATTCCtgaagattttttatttatttttaagtaTGACAGCTTCAAGGGACTGATGAGAAACGTTGATAGTTTAACTATCAGTTAACTTTTCGGATGTGAATCAGACGTGACACAAACATGAACTGTCTAGAGAGGTTCCTTGTCTGTAAACCTTTCCTTGTGTCAAACAGGAAAGAGACAGTCATGAGGCCATCTCTGGCTTGCAAGAGATCTTTAACAAAATCATACGTAACGGTTTAGAAACCAACGTAAATAAGAAAAAGTCAGCTAACAATCTAGACCACTAGACACAATTTCTCCAAGAGCTTGTAACAATTCCTTTTCATCACCTGTTAGGAAATAACCTGTTAGGAAAGCACCGCTGATGAATTTCCTCGGTAGAAAGAAAACAATTTTCACAGTTTATCTTTGCAACATGTAACCTTGACTAATAGATCAAATACTTTAAGCTTGTAAACTTGTGTGACTGAGACGGAATTGTATTGAGTTCTGTATGTCAAATGACATGACTGCACATGGTAAACCACTACAAGccaatacaatacaataaagGTTGCTGATGAGAAACCACTGGCAAGAATAAGGTTGGTACTGTTTGTCTCCCCCAGGTGGTCATGTCCCACTTAGAAAACATACTGTAAGAACAGTAAAATATAACAAATGCAAAGCAGTCATAAGGAAACAGTTGTACTTATAGTAGTTTAGTACATTTATCAGCCTAAGCATTAGTCTGTAAAAGTATTTtaattgtatgttttttttatactgttggcacacacacacaactgtttcCTGATATACTTGAAACAAACATCAAAGTGTCGTGATATTTTCCTCTCCTGGTTCAGGCTCCATGCCTGTGATGATCTCCGTGTCTGTGAGGAGCACGAGGAGAACCAGATCCAGGGCTCTCCTCCACGCCTCCATCTTCACCTTGTAGTTATCGTAGATCTTTCCTGCTGGTCCGTCACCAAGCCCGTGGGAGGAACCTAGTCCCACCCCAGCGGTATCACACTGAGGAGCTTCCACACATCCATCCAGACGTTGAAGTCGATTACTGATCGCAGTCCATGCCTCCATTTTGGAGCACTGTCCGCTGTTCGCCATCACGGTAGATGTAAAGTCCATCAAACCGTCTGCCATGAGTTGAAGCACAGTATCACTGTACGGGTTATCAGCAGCCTTGTCTTGTCTCTGTCCTCTGCGGACCTCCATGTGCTTGTGAAGGTGGTGGAGGCACTGGACCTCTAACTCTCCAGCTCCCGGGAGCAGCTTTCCGTCCTCCAGGGCATGGTGGAGACGATAGGCACAGCCCCAGAACTGGTCGTCCAGGGCCTGCAGCTTGGCAGGTACGTGGCTGGTGAGGATGGCTGTCACCAGCCTAGTGTGGTCAGCGGCCACGTTGACAGCCATCGATGTTTTGCCACCATTTTGACTGAAGTCTCTCCATGCGCTGACGCGAGCCCCGGTGCCAACGCAGTATCTGCTCAGCTGCGTGGCGTAAGAGACAGCGACGGCTCCTGTCGTTTCCGCAAAGTCTTTCAAAATGGCCGGCTTCATCCTCTCGATTACGAGGACGGAATGTTCCGTACACTGCTGAGACATTTTTTCATTCGCTACCCCGTGGACTAACACCAGATTCACATCTAATTTCAACAGTATTGTCAAAACTTTGTCTATCCACTCGTCTTCTTTGCCACGACCAGTCACGGCCAGCTCGTGAGACACAAGTCTGACGTTTGCCGGCTTGGTGAAGCCGAGATGATGGTAGTTTTCACTGAGATCTCCATTAATCAGAGCAACATTCAGCCTCTGTCTTTGCAGAACATGAACCAGGGAAGCTTGCTCGTCAGATAGCTGGACAACGCAGCCAAGCTGAACACACGTGCAGTCTTCTGACAAGCCAGATAGGGTGCACGTTATCAGCTTGTTTACATCAAACACTCCACGGCAACCAACACTTCCTGTGTTCTCTGACTGCATCCTGCTGGCCTCAACCACCAACTTCATGATCTCACTCCCGTGACTCACACCCGGAGCGAGATGACTGATATCAACATCTTTAGGATCTGCTGAGGGGGTTAACAGCGCTCCTATGCTGTTTTCAGTCTCATCTGAACAGAAATGCCTGCTGTGAGTCAATTTTATTTTCCTTTGTTTCCTGTTCAACAGAATCCCAGTCCTGGGATGTTCtggcagtgaggaggagggagccagGGCAGCTGTCTGCGACGGGGTGACCTTTGAACCTCGCGGGCCTAGCGTGATGCTGTCTGGTGCCTCCAGCCCAGCTAAGGAACACACAGCATCCTCTACGAACACACTGCTTCTCCCACAGGCGTCCAGACACACCTCCAGACCCTCAGACATGGCGGAGACGATGTGTGGAAGGGCCACATCTCTGTGGAGGCATTCCAGCGCTGCCCTGCCCCAGGCGCCTGCGAGGAACAGCAAGCACCCTGTCCCAGTGTGGTAGACCTTCTGGTGGGACCGGAGAGTCTCGCTGACCAGCTGGCAAACAGAGCAGCTCAGGTCTAAGTGCTGCAGGAGGCGAAAACACGAACGCACCAACACGGAGTCTCCGCTCTCGTCGTCGTGAATGAACTTGTGTCTCTTGTTGGGGCCCAGAAATGAATGGGCGAGGGTTGAAAGGGCTGTGAGCTTTTGAAGTCCAATGTGACGTTTTTGGTTTATGATTGTACTCCctgacatggtgtgtgtttccTAAAGTATAAAGAGATATGCTGGAAGTTAAATGCAAGACACATTAAAACTCgctagaaacacacagacaataacATATTATCGCATGAATAAAGTCAAAGTAAGCTCGGGCACTTGATGTAAAGCGAACTGCACGAGATGGGTACCTGTCCTGCAACCCTAGTGAAGACTGATAGCATGTAACTACTTAGCCGTTAGCTAGCTACGGCAGTAGTTGCAGATACATGCTATCGTGTATATGTGCAAACTACGGACGTGGAAGTCCAACTATAACATTACAGAGGCAAATAACCATGGCAAATGAGTCTAAACTCACCCTAAACGGTGTTGCTGTCCCAGATTTGCGAGTTCCCTTGATCCTGTTATTAACTTGCACAAAACAGCGCGTGCGCCAGCAGTGGGCccgcttgttgctaggagaCGTGGTGAGGCCCAAACGGAAATCAGAAGCCAGTTATATCCCGCCTACCTACGTTTCTGATTGGTGTCGTCGGTGCATTTTGGTCTCGTCGTCTGGTTATGCGGATTTTCTATTGCACCAATTCTGTGTCGTTTATATTATCCTCTCACAGATACACCCATTACACTTAGCTACCGCATTGTTTACACCTGCagagctaacgttagctgaCTTGATCTCGTCAAAGCGTCTTCACTGACTATTCTGTTATTTTGGTTAACAATGGTAAGTACTGTAAAAGCATGTCTTCGTCTAAATGTGACCATTTTACAAGCATTCAATGGCAGCTCAAGTTAACATTTTCAGCGATCTTTTTAGCTATTTGAAGCCGGGAGCCACGTTATGTTGCTGATTTGCTTTCCAGTTAGCGTAGCTATGTACCACACTGTCACTGTACTGCTCTCCAGAATGTCCGCTAAACTACTACCTAGCGTTCCCCAGCGGACTACTGTAGCTACAACGTTAGACTAAGTAGCTCAGCTATCAACCTTCAAGGTTTTTGCATCAAGTGGCATTTTTATACAACTTAAACAAAACGTATCTCACTAAAATATCCATCATAAATAGCATATTATATTGAATGCCAAGCTGGCAAACATGAAAATTATAGTATAGCTAGACTAGTCATCGGTATAGTACCATGCTGCAAAGTAAGATAGACTAGCTATTGTAGGAGTAGTACAGTATCTGTCATCATACTGTATGGTTAATAATACCCCCCTCCCGCATAGCTCTCGCTGACCTCTCATCCCTCACCTTGTTTTGTAATTGTTTCACAGGCTTCCGGTTACCGAAAACCCACTGCTACAGCTCACAACAAGAAAAAGTCCGGTCCTAAGCCGGATTTGACGGAGGAACAAAAACAGGAGATCAGGGAAGCGTTCGATCTGTTTGATACGGATGGTTCAGGCACCATTGACGTGAAGGAACTTAAGGtacgttaccatggcaactaatAAACTAATGGCTGCCATGGTAACTTATAATGATGGAGTCTGTGTATCAACCTACCGGGAACTTTGCACAGAGGTTTCAAAAGCAAGTTATGTCAGTAAAATAAATTGCATCCCTGTGCATATGTGACATCTGTCTCCTGTAGGTTGCCATGCGTGCTCTTGGCTTTGAACCGAAGAAAGAGGAGATAAAGAAGATGATCTCAGACATCGACAAGGAGGGCTCAGGAACCATCGACTTTAACGACTTCCTCAGTATGATGACACAGAAAATGGTGTGTTTCTATTCTTGCTACAACTTAACTGAACAACCTTCTTAAAAGGTTTCAGCTGTGATGAGTGGTATGATAACGTTGCAGACAGTTACTCTTTCTCCCTGTTGTGATGGATTACATTGATTCTGTTTCAATGTTGGTCTCCTCATACTATGTCATATTCTCAGCCCATCGTCTCCCCATCATGTCGTTATTCTTGtcacacaactctctctctcgtccaccAGAGTGAAAAGGATTCCAAAGAGGAGATCCTGAAAGCCTTCCGGTTGTTTGATGATGACGGCACAGGGAAAATCTCCTTTAAAAACCTGAAGAGAGTTGCCAAGGAGTTGGGTGAAAACTTGACGGATGAAGAGCTGCAAGTATGTTATTTTCCCTATGGAATTCATACAGCACAGGGCTCCCGTTGGTGGTCTTGGTACCACTGGATGTCACCGCTATAAGGAATATTACACAAACTGGGGATAGGTATACTGCAGCTGAGCGGTAGAGCATtttcaagaggttgcaggtgcAAATACCACTCTTTCCGTTGCTTCTTTTCAAAATGAAAACGTTACAAAGTGGATGAAAACATTTAGAACGCATTGGCTTCTACACGGATCAGTGATTTGTCTTTGCAGTAGAATTATGAATTCAAATCGGCAGTTGGGAACAGTTGTGTGGGGCGATCAACAGATACAGTAGGGTGATCTGATTCCCTGACCACCAAGGCcatcatatacatttacatttagtcatttagcagacgctgttatccagagcgacttacagtaagtacagggacattccccccgaggcaagtagggtgaagtgccttgcccaaggacacatcatcagtttgcatgaccgggaatcgaactggcaaccttcggattactagcctgattccctcaccgctcagccacctgactctcaaaTATAACTGCTCACAGCACTCACACATGTTGTTGATACATGCATACATTCAACTGCTGTGTTATGTGTGTTGGCCTCAATATGGATGTTAGTATCACTATGATTCTATAGCTAAATAACTATAGatgatctttctttctttttaaaggAAATGATAGATGAagcagacagagatggggaTGGTGAAATTAATGAGCAGGAGTTTCTCAGAATAATGAAGAAGACCAGCCTGTACTGAAGTGTTAACCTCTGGAAAGTCCTCTTCAAGATCTCTCAAGGATGCTTAAAAATGTAGCCTTTaatttttctgtatttctcatGACCTTTTGGAATGTAAATTATTTTTAACAAagctaaaacattttttttctttttatatatatatttgaaacCTGAAATAAACTGGATATTCTGTGGATTTTTTTAACATTCATTTTCACAATGCAACTCCCCCAACGTATGGATACAGTACACTCTGTAAGACCCCTGAATTATGTTTGGTTTTCCCTTGTGACAAATCAGTGAATGACCAACAAAAGGTTGACCTAACTATGCGAATGCTCAATAACTATGCAACAACCTAAAGGGATTTAAGCAACACCCATTCTTTTTCATATCGTATCATTttcagaggtggagaggtgaacCCTTCGAAaataaggcaaaaaaaaaaaaaaaaacattttcatgttCACTTTAATGTAACATTTTAGTTACAAAGATGAGTAGAGGTTTCAATGCCTTGCTGCCTGAGTGAGACAGCCGGTGACTTGCATGAGTAAGCTACTTTCTGATAACTTATCGATATGGGGGGAAATGACTGTCTTGGGCTCAAGATGAGTAACCATCAGTAAAAGTGATTTTTCACTTTTGCTtttaaagaataataaaaaaaaaactatttatatTCCCTATTCAGTTAATGATGGGATATATTAACCGTTTTTCTTGTGTGCATTCAAGACTTATCTCAATCTGATCCATTCCGCTCTACAAATAAACAGGATATAGGTACTGACGTGTTGTTCCGAGGCTTTTCGATGACGATTATTTTGTGGATACCTTCTGTTTTTGTGAAAGCAGCACTATAACCTGTCTTGGTGTGGGAGCTTCACATGGAAAATGTGAATATAAAACCTAATTGCATTCTTCACAAATAAGTCCCATGTGACATAATCAATCCGTACAAAGTAGATTTGCTTGGGCCCATATGCCTACATGATGGAACGTAATTCCTTTTAAAATGAATTGCAGTGTACAGTTTGATGTCACTTTCTCTAACTGGACTTGAAACCAGCCAACTGAATTTTTTTATTAAAGGTAAAATATTTCAGAGCAGGTCAATATCTCCACGACTCGTAACAATCCACTCTCCTTGACATAAAGGCAAGTTGCCATTCAAGATGCTGAACGTTAAAAGGAAAAATTGTCTTTCCGGTTTTCTAATATTGCAATCATAACATAACTAGAGATTACAGCACTAGGTGACAGATTTGCACTTATTTTATTAAGAAATTGAGGTTATCCGGTGAAACCCTTTTACGGTGTCTATGATTTTCCTCATCGGGGCCTTTTAACAGTAGACCCTCGGTCTAGCGTTATTCCCCTATTCTTGTGGTTACATCATGATGACATCACCAGTCGTTCAAATCCTCCCACAACTCGGCTGCTTCTAATGTGTTCCTATAAACCAGACATTTTCCAAAGCAACAAACTGCTAATGCCTTTTCATCTCTGCTTTTCAAAGACAGTGCACCAGTAAAGTCCAAAGGTCAAATGTATCATGTTCATAACCTATATCTTATATTCATCCAGTCATATTCTTTAAAGCTACATCTAAAAGCATAAGAGAAAGTTTCATTATGCCATTTAAGTGACTGTGTTCATGGTATGTACATGTTTTCTCCTACTTCAGTTTATAATTTAGTTATTGGGCTTGggctgtgcatgtgtttagGCTTTGTTGTGGTCCTcggttccccacaaacacaaaaatgagAATGATGATTCTTATAAATGTCACTTTAAATCATTTACGGTCCcaaaaaaaagaacattttAGTTTCAGttgataaacaaaacaaaaaaatgaatTCAGTTTCTGCTTTCTAGACATAATGGTACATGTATTTTCACTGTATTTAGACAGAAAACAGACatggaatgaatgaatgatggTTCTTGAGCTTTTGAGGTAATAAGTAATtatataaaaaacaacaaaacatttagctttttttaaaaggttgaactagttaaaaaaaaaaaaaaaaaggtttaaaaaaaaaggatGTTAAAAAAAGGGACGTTATGGatgagactgagggaggggggacaatgtcgacatgactgagaatagagacattcctgatcatccatggccatatatgagggagattgttggtgtcaaaaaggattcctggcaaATTCCCTGCGTGtgtatagtgtatttttgtattaatatattgtgaggtccaacaggtgtgttagtaatggctactttttacataaatatatgtcagagcccatacttctttactttaacttgggtgaaaaagtgtagtcagcactTCGACTTTAACTAGACTCTTttcaaacatgagtatctgtacttgagTGAAAGATGTGTGAACTTCTGCCATCTCTGACCAGTACTAGTCTCACTCTATCAAGACAGATTGTGATCCAAATACAATGAACTAGCTGTGTCATTATTGCTTTCCCTGTGATGCAGAGGACCAACTCAGGAGAAACCCCACCCACGGCAAGTCTTCTTCCTGAGTGTTTACCGTAATATCAGCCGCAAGTTCGCTTAGTTTCATGTTGAATCATGCCACAAAATGGTATTGTCTACCTGATAAAAAACGAAAAGAAATCTACGTGCATAAGATCATCTTTGTGATAGCTTCACTTGATTTTCAGTGACCAATTCGAGAACTTGTGGGTATGATTTCTCCTTCCAGAGGATTGCCAACAAAAGAGACACCCAGCCATCATGTTGGCTTCATGCCTGGACTAATGTAGCTCTcatcctccgccccccccaccaAATTGcttacacctcacacacagcagaccgCAGACTAGGAAATATCAATATTGTGAGTGGGAGTGAGAGATGCATTCTAGTGTGTATATGCAATAAAACGAGACTATGTTAAGATCTGTGTTTATGCAATGGCTTATATTTAGGATGTGTTAAAATCCCTCAGATGTCATTTGAAAAATGTTTACATTGAAATGTGAGATTTTCTTGAAAATTATATAAATGTAGAAGGTtccatatttttttattaatatatatatatatatatgaacaaGGTTAAATATGCAGGGTGAGGGAAGTAAACATGTTGAAGTATTTCTCCACTACAAACATGTTGGTAAGTGTGAGGCATGTTCAGCTTTCATTGACAAAATGTGTAAATACTAGATCGACCAAGCTAGCTGATTTAAGATGTTTAATTTGCTATTATAGGTATGTTGatgatacaataaaatataacatGCTTTATATAAACTCTTTTGACTCAAATTATGTGAACACCACATTATTATCAAGCATGTACCTTTAAATAGTCATAATAAAATGTAACCTTTGAATTGCAACAGAACTTCTATATTTAATATTGTTAGCACACGACATAGATTATTATATAATCTAGATAATGTAATAACATAATATAAtctaaatgtattattatataTACATTATAATGTGTATTATAATCAGA from Osmerus mordax isolate fOsmMor3 chromosome 12, fOsmMor3.pri, whole genome shotgun sequence includes these protein-coding regions:
- the cetn4 gene encoding uncharacterized protein cetn4, whose translation is MASGYRKPTATAHNKKKSGPKPDLTEEQKQEIREAFDLFDTDGSGTIDVKELKVAMRALGFEPKKEEIKKMISDIDKEGSGTIDFNDFLSMMTQKMSEKDSKEEILKAFRLFDDDGTGKISFKNLKRVAKELGENLTDEELQEMIDEADRDGDGEINEQEFLRIMKKTSLY
- the bbs12 gene encoding Bardet-Biedl syndrome 12 protein, with the translated sequence MSGSTIINQKRHIGLQKLTALSTLAHSFLGPNKRHKFIHDDESGDSVLVRSCFRLLQHLDLSCSVCQLVSETLRSHQKVYHTGTGCLLFLAGAWGRAALECLHRDVALPHIVSAMSEGLEVCLDACGRSSVFVEDAVCSLAGLEAPDSITLGPRGSKVTPSQTAALAPSSSLPEHPRTGILLNRKQRKIKLTHSRHFCSDETENSIGALLTPSADPKDVDISHLAPGVSHGSEIMKLVVEASRMQSENTGSVGCRGVFDVNKLITCTLSGLSEDCTCVQLGCVVQLSDEQASLVHVLQRQRLNVALINGDLSENYHHLGFTKPANVRLVSHELAVTGRGKEDEWIDKVLTILLKLDVNLVLVHGVANEKMSQQCTEHSVLVIERMKPAILKDFAETTGAVAVSYATQLSRYCVGTGARVSAWRDFSQNGGKTSMAVNVAADHTRLVTAILTSHVPAKLQALDDQFWGCAYRLHHALEDGKLLPGAGELEVQCLHHLHKHMEVRRGQRQDKAADNPYSDTVLQLMADGLMDFTSTVMANSGQCSKMEAWTAISNRLQRLDGCVEAPQCDTAGVGLGSSHGLGDGPAGKIYDNYKVKMEAWRRALDLVLLVLLTDTEIITGMEPEPGEENITTL